One genomic region from Candidatus Eisenbacteria bacterium encodes:
- the rpmB gene encoding 50S ribosomal protein L28 — protein MARTCDICGKGVQHGQNVSHAHNVTKRRWEVNLQTVRAVIEGKPRKLRVCTRCIRSGAVQKGMRAKEAQRVRTA, from the coding sequence ATGGCCAGGACATGCGACATCTGCGGCAAGGGCGTCCAGCACGGACAGAACGTGAGCCACGCCCATAACGTGACCAAGCGCCGCTGGGAAGTGAATCTGCAGACCGTGCGCGCGGTGATCGAGGGGAAGCCGCGCAAGCTCCGGGTCTGTACACGCTGCATCCGCTCCGGCGCCGTCCAGAAGGGAATGCGCGCCAAGGAGGCTCAGCGCGTCCGAACGGCCTGA